One region of Eupeodes corollae chromosome 1, idEupCoro1.1, whole genome shotgun sequence genomic DNA includes:
- the LOC129954045 gene encoding uncharacterized protein K02A2.6-like, whose product MNLKLVEKLLAQQKQWMESVLQSNADRMEKIFQNSSSSMPATPNSIPQFRAFSSEKETWENYMFQLQQHYKANAVEDDNLKKANFLSTCGNYINEVLQKLFETTDVSFRKKSRQRSKSRRRRSSSHSFAKNDNRSHPSHRSSHTETNHSINEINEDGLDPDQVSSAQWELERKGRQIFVSLHVNQQPMLFQLDTGATCSLVGLKGYQALGNPPCEPTSRSLKAYGGVSVPIKGVVNASVQYENKIRSLSFLVTDYQQGANIMGLDWFEAFDFSINYSTGESVLQVVNGDALATAAKSICEKYKAVFTPELGGSKLFTAHLTLKPNSQPKYFKHRPVPFGLKEAVRAEITRLQELGILRPIETSQWAAPIDVVKKANGSLRICGDFRITINPQLEIDRHPIPRIQELFHKLQGGQYFTKVDLSDAYLQVPLDDESKKLSVISTQFGLFEYQRLPFGTSSSTGIFQMYIEQLTSDIDFCTSYLDDIIVSGRTDDEHLHNLQILLERLERHGLRCRLEKCQFAKSEINYLGHIIDAAGIRPSEARVAAIRDLPEPRNLKDLEAFIGKLNYYNQFIKNFAQVAAPLNKLRSLDQPFVWGEDQRRAFNQFKNDILNVTRLVHFRDDFPITLATDASSHGIGAVISHVYPDKTERPIAFASKTLDDSQKKYSQIEKEALSIIYGVKKFHQYLYGRQFELVTDHQPLVTIFNPSKKLPHMTIQRLQRWALILMGYTYTIRYRPTKQHGNADCLSRLPTGPDDTFDSGSPRVVIPKQLQPKVLSILHQGHWGLIRMKQISRRYCWWPSIDDDITKTVSRCVACQNNASNSSREYTSWPTTEEVWERIHIDFAGPFQKQMWLIVVDSKSKFPFVVRMASTTSEATIQALRSIFALEGLPKTLVSDNGTQFTSNEFQLFCRNNSIKHVTSAPFNPESNGAAERMVRTFKTALRKILLDTTRWDEALLVFLSTYRSTPDDSGISPAEKLHGRQHRTILSAMVPEASKANTKFKTKFSIGQPVFVRQYQRKEKWIAAVVDKTLGRRMYCVRASTDVGQAASNDDKPDSNDVGDMMHSSSLQANANLEQSQTISNPSPRIHPRNNLENQQA is encoded by the exons ATGAATTTAAAGCTTGTAGAAAAATTACTAGCACAGCAGAAGCAATGGATGGAAAGTGTGTTACAATCCAATGCAGACCGCATGGAGAAGATATTTCAGAATTCATCGTCCTCTATGCCTGCCACACCCAACTCCATTCCACAGTTTCGTGctttttcttctgaaaaagaGACTTGGGAAAACTATATGTTCCAACTCCAGCAACACTACAAAGCTAACGCAGTAGAAGACGACAATCTGAAGAAGGCAAATTTTTTGTCAACCTGTGGAAACTACATCAACGAGGTACTCCAAAAACTGTTCGAGACCACCGATGTGA GTTTTCGTAAGAAGTCGCGGCAACGTTCCAAAAGCCGCAGACGTAGGTCATCGTCGCATTCTTTCGCTAAGAATGATAATCGCTCACACCCCAGCCATCGCTCCTCGCACACGGAGACAAACCATTCAATCAATGAGATAAATGAAGATGGACTGGACCCCGATCAGGTTTCGTCAGCACAGTGGGAGCTAGAGCGAAAAGGTCGTCAAATTTTTGTGTCGCTTCACGTTAATCAGCAACCAATGCTTTTTCAGTTAGACACTGGAGCAACATGTTCACTAGTCGGCCTCAAAGGTTATCAGGCTCTTGGGAATCCCCCCTGCGAACCAACTAGTCGTTCGCTGAAGGCTTACGGAGGAGTAAGCGTACCTATTAAGGGGGTCGTCAATGCATCTGTccaatatgaaaacaaaattcgcAGTCTGTCCTTTTTGGTAACCGACTATCAGCAAGGTGCAAATATTATGGGTTTAGATTGGTTCGAGGCATTTGATTTCTCGATTAATTATTCAACGGGAGAATCGGTGTTACAGGTAGTAAACGGTGATGCATTGGCAACCGCTGCAAAGTCTATCTGTGAAAAATACAAAGCTGTTTTTACTCCAGAACTAGGTGGCAGTAAACTATTTACCGCTCATTTAACATTGAAACCAAACAGTCAACCCAAATATTTCAAACATCGCCCCGTTCCGTTTGGTTTAAAAGAAGCTGTTCGAGCTGAAATAACACGTTTACAAGAGCTAGGCATACTCCGACCGATTGAGACCAGTCAATGGGCAGCACCCATTGACGTCGTGAAGAAAGCTAACGGCAGTTTACGTATCTGTGGAGATTTTCGTATAACCATTAACCCACAGTTAGAGATCGATCGTCATCCTATCCCCAGAATTCAGGAGCTTTTCCATAAACTACAAGGTGGTCAATATTTTACGAAGGTCGACTTGTCCGACGCCTATCTCCAAGTCCCTTTAGACGATGAGTCAAAGAAACTTAGCGTTATAAGTACTCAATTTGGTCTTTTTGAATACCAACGTTTACCTTTTGGAACATCAAGTTCCACtggaatttttcaaatgtatatTGAACAATTAACTTCCGACATAGATTTTTGCACGTCATATTTAGATGACATCATCGTTTCTGGACGAACAGACGATGAGCATCTACATAACCTTCAGATTTTACTGGAGCGTTTAGAACGACATGGACTGAGATGTCGgcttgaaaaatgtcaatttgcaAAGAGTGAAATCAACTACTTGGGCCATATTATCGATGCCGCAGGAATACGCCCATCGGAGGCACGGGTTGCAGCAATTCGGGACTTGCCGGAACCAAGGAACTTAAAGGACTTGGAGGCGTTTATCGGCAAACTGAATTATTATAATCAGTTCATCAAGAACTTCGCCCAAGTAGCTGCCCCTCTTAACAAACTACGTTCGttagatcagccttttgtttggGGGGAAGATCAGCGAAGAGCTTTTAATCAGTTCAAAAACGACATTTTGAACGTTACTAGGTTGGTACATTTTCGTGATGATTTTCCAATCACATTAGCCACAGACGCATCCTCACACGGAATCGGTGCCGTGATCTCTCATGTGTATCCAGACAAGACGGAAAGACCGATTGCTTTCGCATCAAAAACGCTTGATGACTCTCAGAAAAAATACAGCCAGATTGAGAAAGAGGCTCTTTCCATCATTTACGGAGTGAAAAAATTCCATCAGTACCTTTATGGAcgtcaatttgaattggttacaGACCATCAACCGTTGGTCACTATTTTTAATCCATCTAAGAAGCTACCACATATGACGATACAACGTCTTCAAAGATGGGCACTCATTCTTATGGGATACACGTATACCATACGTTATCGTCCTACAAAACAACACGGTAATGCCGACTGCCTATCTCGTTTACCAACTGGACCAGACGACACATTTGATAG TGGAAGTCCTAGAGTAGTTATACCCAAACAGCTACAACCGAAGGTTTTGTCGATTCTCCATCAAGGACACTGGGGACTCATCCGAATGAAGCAGATATCTCGACGTTATTGCTGGTGGCCCAGCATTGATGACGACATCACCAAAACCGTTTCCAGGTGCGTTGCATGTCAAAATAATGCAAGTAATTCCTCCCGAGAGTACACCAGCTGGCCGACAACTGAAGAAGTGTGGGAACGAATACACATCGATTTCGCTGGACCTTTTCAGAAGCAGATGTGGTTAATTGTAGTCGACTCTAAATCAAAGTTCCCATTCGTCGTCCGAATGGCATCAACCACGTCGGAAGCAACAATTCAAGCGTTGCGATCAATTTTCGCTTTAGAAGGACTTCCCAAAACTCTGGTGTCTGATAATGGCACCCAGTTCACTTCGAATGAGTTCCAGCTTTTCTGTCGAAATAACTCAATTAAGCACGTAACTTCAGCGCCATTTAACCCAGAATCCAATGGAGCTGCTGAGAGGATGGTGCGAACATTTAAGACAGCTCTTAGAAAAATTTTATTGGATACAACTCGGTGGGACGAAGCTCTCCTTGTTTTTCTCTCTACGTATCGTTCTACACCAGATGATTCTGGAATTTCACCGGCAGAAAAACTCCATGGAAGACAACATCGCACTATACTCTCTGCAATGGTCCCAGAAGCAAGCAAAGCAAACACGAAATTCAAAACGAAATTTAGTATTGGTCAACCGGTTTTCGTACGACAATATCAACGAAAAGAGAAATGGATTGCTGCAGTTGTAGACAAGACCTTAGGAAGAAGAATGT